Proteins encoded within one genomic window of Sulfurovum sp. XGS-02:
- a CDS encoding DUF502 domain-containing protein, which produces MKSNNTIKHFINTMIQGLFWLLPIVATIIIISWLYTKIELLVGSTFRFIGFIPEKYFFLWELLAIVVFFITLYILGHLARTRLANLFEYLFSKIPGYTTIRELVGIFNSSKKGKNQVLVVAIKGFGNEGYNIGLMYSQKESIIKDHYTITLSMSPIPNGGFMFEVHKEKIYVIENATFDNNLQYLLSMGVKSFAEILRVEPKSIDEFTPLCEWIKNNAS; this is translated from the coding sequence ATGAAGTCCAACAACACGATAAAACACTTCATTAACACGATGATCCAGGGGCTGTTCTGGCTTTTACCGATCGTTGCAACTATTATCATCATTTCATGGCTCTATACCAAGATAGAACTTTTAGTAGGTTCTACGTTCAGATTTATCGGCTTCATACCCGAAAAGTATTTCTTTTTGTGGGAACTCTTGGCTATCGTTGTCTTCTTCATCACACTTTACATACTTGGACATCTTGCGCGAACAAGACTCGCGAACCTGTTTGAATACCTCTTCTCCAAAATACCCGGATACACTACGATCAGAGAACTCGTAGGTATTTTCAACTCTTCCAAAAAAGGTAAGAACCAGGTCCTGGTCGTAGCGATCAAAGGTTTTGGAAATGAAGGGTACAATATAGGTCTGATGTATTCACAAAAAGAGAGTATCATCAAAGACCACTACACCATTACACTCTCTATGTCCCCTATACCCAATGGTGGATTTATGTTTGAGGTCCATAAAGAAAAGATCTATGTGATAGAGAATGCCACATTTGACAACAACTTGCAATACCTGCTCTCTATGGGTGTAAAAAGTTTTGCCGAGATCCTAAGGGTTGAGCCCAAAAGTATAGATGAGTTCACCCCGCTTTGCGAGTGGATCAAAAACAATGCATCATAA